From Dehalococcoidia bacterium, one genomic window encodes:
- a CDS encoding CoA transferase — protein MNMPLEGIRVVEWGMMQQTPFATQLLGDYGAEVIKLEDRITGDAARGLIRLIGVNTATGTRNFYFECNNRNKKSITVDITKEKGRQIVYDLVGKSDVFMQNFRVGAAKRAQLDYETLSRYNPRLIYVNTTGIGPRGPEANAPILDPIGQARSGFMASAGEPHMPPVQAHFGLADQVGAVMSFTSVLMALLARERLGVGQEVNTSLLSGMMTMLNLTVSSRLFVEKPIPRMSRSAAGNPLFNFYRCADNKWIQLAMLQSDRHWIAFCEAMGMGHLSSDPLFKDHNIRGQNSEALITILDETFATKTREEWFGILGQNRDFIFGPVNDVNDLVNDPQVLANNYIIDYDHPVFGKTKMNGFPFELTRTPASVRREPPEFGQHTEEVLTELLGYSWDKVVDLKNEEVI, from the coding sequence ATGAACATGCCATTGGAGGGCATTCGGGTCGTTGAATGGGGAATGATGCAGCAGACGCCGTTTGCCACTCAGCTTCTAGGAGATTACGGGGCTGAAGTGATCAAGCTTGAGGACAGGATCACGGGTGATGCGGCAAGAGGTCTGATCAGACTCATCGGGGTCAATACCGCAACCGGTACCCGCAACTTCTATTTTGAGTGCAATAATCGCAACAAGAAGAGCATCACCGTTGATATTACCAAAGAGAAAGGAAGGCAGATCGTCTATGACCTAGTAGGGAAGTCCGACGTTTTCATGCAGAATTTCCGCGTGGGCGCTGCCAAGCGAGCCCAACTGGATTACGAGACGCTGTCCAGGTATAATCCTCGTTTGATCTATGTCAACACCACCGGGATCGGCCCCAGAGGTCCGGAGGCGAATGCGCCGATCCTTGACCCGATAGGGCAGGCCAGATCGGGGTTTATGGCCTCGGCGGGAGAGCCGCACATGCCACCTGTCCAAGCGCACTTCGGCCTGGCGGATCAGGTGGGAGCTGTCATGAGCTTCACAAGCGTGCTGATGGCGCTGCTGGCCAGAGAAAGGCTCGGGGTAGGGCAGGAGGTCAATACCTCGCTCCTGTCGGGGATGATGACCATGTTGAACCTGACGGTGAGTTCACGCCTGTTTGTGGAAAAACCGATTCCTCGAATGTCCCGGAGTGCGGCAGGTAACCCCCTCTTCAACTTCTACCGGTGTGCCGACAACAAGTGGATCCAGTTGGCCATGCTTCAATCGGACAGGCACTGGATTGCCTTCTGCGAAGCCATGGGAATGGGACACCTCTCCAGCGATCCCCTGTTCAAGGATCATAATATCAGAGGCCAGAATTCTGAGGCGCTTATCACAATTCTCGATGAAACCTTCGCCACCAAAACCAGGGAGGAATGGTTCGGGATACTGGGTCAAAACAGGGATTTCATCTTCGGCCCCGTCAATGACGTCAACGATCTTGTGAACGATCCTCAAGTGCTGGCCAACAACTACATCATCGACTATGATCACCCCGTTTTCGGGAAAACCAAGATGAACGGGTTCCCCTTTGAGCTGACCCGGACACCCGCCTCGGTGCGGAGGGAGCCTCCCGAGTTCGGCCAGCACACCGAGGAAGTGCTCACTGAACTGCTGGGATATAGCTGGGACAAAGTGGTCGATCTCAAAAACGAAGAGGTGATCTAG